Sequence from the Actinomycetota bacterium genome:
GGGCAGGACCTGCGCGGCCCGGACCGCGTTCTCGAGTCGCACCGTGTACCCACCGCCGGGCGCGTGGTGCACCGAGACGCGGGCTCCCGGGGGCACCCGGACCGGGAACGGCCCCGAACCCCCGGACGGGGCGTCGCTGACCGTGCCGCCCTCCGGCAGCAGGACCGAGTGCTGGGCCTGCCCGGACAGCCCCACCCGGACCGTCCCCGACGCCTTCCCCGGCGTGGTGCCCGTGTAGAAGAGGTCCATGATCCGCTTGTGGGTCCAGCCTGCCCGGGCCTGACCGAGCACCCCGTCCATCGCCATCCCCATCCCGTGGGCCGTGCCCCGGCCCTCCACCAGAACGTGCGTTCCGCCATCCGGAGGTGTAGGCCCGGCCGGAGTGGGGGAGGTGGGGTCGGCGTACCCGGTGGCTGTGGCTCCCCACAGGAGCGAGAGCAGCAGGAGGCTGGGAACGGCTCGGCGCATGCGTCCGAGCCTACCGAGGGGAGGGCATCTCGTGCGGAGAGGGGTTCGACACACCGCTGCGACGGGGATGAAGAGGGGAGACGTTGTTGCAAGCGAGGGCCGCAGGAGGCCCCCACGGGCGGCGTCGCCCGATGTAGCCGGAAGGGTGGTTCCCTTGGGTGGAATGCGCTTCCGCAGGCACCAGCTGCCGGTGGGAGACGAGACCATCCCCGTCCTCGTCTCGAGCGAGGAGGGTGTGCCGAAGGCCGTCTTCATGAGCTACGAGGCCTTCCTCGAGCTCGCCGCGGCCCTGTACACCGCGATCGAGGCCTTGAAGGTCTCGGGCGTCGACCCGGATGAGCTGTTCGGGCCCGACGACGACGACCTGCCCCTCGACCTGCTCTCGGACGGAGAGGACGCGGAGCCCATCCTCCGCCAGGTCTACCCTCCGGTAGGCGAGGTCGACGAGGCGGACGGGACCGACGAGGACGCCTGAGGCGTCACCCGGGCCGGACGGCCCCGATGATGTTCTTGTGCAGCGGCGAGATCTCCACGTGCCTGCCCGTCCGGGGCGAGTGGATCATCATCCCGTCTCCCAGGTACATCCCGATGTGTCCGGGCGAGTAGACGAGGTCTCCCGGCTGCATCTGGTCGAGCGGGACGCGCGGGAGGCCCGAGAACTGGGCCCGTGAGGTCCGCGGCAGCTCCACCCCGGCCGCCCGCCAGACGTACGAGGTGAACCCGGAGCAGTCGAACGAGTTCGGACCCGTGCTCCCGTAGCGGTAGGGCTTCCCGAGCTGGTGGTGGGCGGTGGCGATGGCGATCTCGGCGGGTGTGGGTGCGGGGGGAGGCGGCGGAGCCGCCTGGACGATCGGCTCGGGAGCGGGGCTCCCGGCCAGCTCGAACCCGATCGCCGCCGTCCGGACCGGCTGCGAGGAGGGGGCGTCCTCGACCCCGGCCAGGGCCGTGAGCGCCAGCCGGGCGGTGGCCGAACCCCGTTGCGACGTCGGCGGCGGGGTCGTCTGCGCGCCGGCCCCGGTGGTCGCTGCGAACAGCGCCACCGCGGTGAGCGCGAGGATACGTGCGCGCATCATCGATCTCCTGTCGTTGGCTGGGCCGGGCGCTCTCCGGGGCCCGGGACGCGGCGTGCAGGCGCTCGCGTCGTGATCTGGGAACCCGGTGTTCTTACA
This genomic interval carries:
- a CDS encoding C40 family peptidase, which gives rise to MRARILALTAVALFAATTGAGAQTTPPPTSQRGSATARLALTALAGVEDAPSSQPVRTAAIGFELAGSPAPEPIVQAAPPPPPAPTPAEIAIATAHHQLGKPYRYGSTGPNSFDCSGFTSYVWRAAGVELPRTSRAQFSGLPRVPLDQMQPGDLVYSPGHIGMYLGDGMMIHSPRTGRHVEISPLHKNIIGAVRPG